The following proteins come from a genomic window of Lolium rigidum isolate FL_2022 chromosome 5, APGP_CSIRO_Lrig_0.1, whole genome shotgun sequence:
- the LOC124653499 gene encoding zinc finger CCCH domain-containing protein 53-like: MDAYEATKVVFARVQALDPDLASTIMGMLLTQDKNEEDMIRLAFGPEHLLHAVVARARADLLAAAHHKKPSSPPTAPWASGLSTDDAPFAADQARFDGGGGGEGFYPPDEFGCWSPASGGQHRRSFSLSDADAGGWKPCMYYARGFCKNGSSCRFVHGLPDHLSEQDMEAWTAAVRSELMASAFPFSPPPRGLNFLLQQHQQQQQSDSQRAAAAAMLLGGGGDDMHKFPPVRSPRLDRGGDLASNPAARQIYLTFPADSTFSEEDVSSYFSFFGPVQDVRIPYQQKRMFGFVTFVYAETVRLILAKGNPHFVCDARVLVKPYKEKGKVPDRFRKFQPTHHGDFPGCTTPTGLLDSRDPFDLQSPQIGPRMMYGNIGNHEAFLRRKLEEQQQAAELQQAIELQGRRFMGLQLLDLKSRGHHHLVSPVGLRQQADGNAIHLEDATIQDHKMSSGGRAMMTSAPVAISAIATEGKLHGEEGDGSPKQRVNSGEDEKTGHPGAAASAAPSANLFQESGVEEHNLPDSPFASPTKAIGAAVASAEPAHAGNIGSPHLVASALFPPTPPTLELPPYKSCFFQVPRFSPGHGAIGL; this comes from the exons ATGGACGCCTACGAGGCCACCAAGGTGGTGTTCGCGCGGGTGCAGGCGCTCGACCCGGACCTCGCCTCCACGATCATGGGCATGCTCCTCACCCAGGACAAGAACGAGGAGGACATGATCCGCCTCGCCTTCGGCCCCGAGCACCTGCTCCACGCCGTCGTCGCCAGGGCGCGCGCcgacctcctcgcggcggcccaccACAAGAAGCCATCCTCTCCGCCCACGGCGCCGTGGGCCTCCGGGCTCTCCACGGACGACGCGCCGTTCGCCGCCGACCAGGCGAGATtcgacggcggcggtggaggggaaGGGTTTTACCCGCCGGACGAGTTCGGGTGCTGGTCCCCGGCGAGCGGCGGGCAACACCGTCGGAGCTTCTCGCTGAGCGACGCCGACGCGGGCGGCTGGAAGCCGTGCATGTACTACGCGCGCGGCTTCTGCAAGAACGGCTCCTCCTGCCGCTTCGTGCACGGCCTGCCCGACCACCTCAGCGAGCAGGACATGGAGGCCTGGACGGCGGCCGTGCGGTCGGAGCTCATGGCGTCCGCCTTCCCCTTCTCGCCGCCTCCCAGAGGCCTCAACTTCCTGCTCCAGCaacatcagcagcagcagcagagcgaCTCCCAGAG ggcggcggcggcggccatgctgCTTGGTGGCGGCGGAGACGACATGCACAAGTTTCCTCCCGTGCGGTCTCCTCGACTGGACCGCGGCGGCGACCTCGCCTCCAACCCCGCGGCGCGGCAGATCTACCTCACGTTCCCTGCTGACTCCACCTTCAGCGAGGAGGACGTGTCCAGCTACTTCAG CTTCTTCGGGCCGGTGCAGGACGTGCGCATCCCGTATCAGCAGAAGCGCATGTTCGGCTTCGTCACCTTCGTGTACGCGGAGACGGTGAGGCTCATCCTCGCCAAGGGAAACCCGCATTTCGTCTGCGACGCGCGCGTCCTCGTCAAGCCTTACAAGGAGAAGGGCAAGGTCCCCGACAGGTTCAG GAAGTTCCAGCCCACGCATCATGGCGATTTCCCCGGATGCACGACGCCCACTGGTCTGCTCGATTCCAGGGACCCCTTCGACCTTCAGTCGCCACAGATCG GGCCGAGGATGATGTACGGCAACATTGGCAATCACGAGGCGTTCCTGAGGAGGAAGctggaggagcagcagcaggcggCGGAGCTGCAGCAGGCCATCGAGCTGCAGGGCCGCCGTTTCATGGGTCTGCAGCTCCTGGACCTCAAGAGCAGGGGTCACCACCATCTGGTCTCGCCGGTGGGTCTCCGGCAGCAGGCTGATGGCAATGCCATCCATTTGGAGGATGCCACTATCCAAG ATCACAAGATGAGCAGTGGTGGACGTGCCATGATGACATCTGCCCCTGTTGCTATTTCTGCCATTGCCACAGAAGGCAAGCTGCATGGGGAGGAGGGCGATGGGAGTCCCAAGCAAAGGGTCAACTCTGGGGAAGATGAGAAGACCGGTCATCCTGGGGCAGCAGCATCAGCAGCTCCCAGTGCTAATCTATTCCAAGAAAG TGGCGTGGAGGAGCACAACCTGCCTGATAGCCCCTTTGCATCTCCAACAAAGGCCATTGGGGCTGCTGTTGCTTCTGCAGAACCAGCTCATGCTGGCAACATCGGGAGCCCTCATCTGGTGGCCTCAGCTCTGTTCCCTCCTACACCACCTACCCTTGAGCTGCCCCCTTACAAATCCTGCTTCTTCCAAGTGCCCAG GTTCTCTCCTGGGCATGGTGCCATTGGGCTGTGA